In Carya illinoinensis cultivar Pawnee chromosome 7, C.illinoinensisPawnee_v1, whole genome shotgun sequence, the following are encoded in one genomic region:
- the LOC122316121 gene encoding uncharacterized protein LOC122316121, producing the protein MNSTAKEIRGSLLYFNNAADIWNELKIRYLRSDGPRVFALEKSLSSISQGSSSITEYFSGFKALWDEYVSYRPLPTCNCGFMEKCTCSVFKNLADQQQVDYVMKFLIGLHNSFSAIRSQLLLLSPLPSMGKVFSLLIQEESQRSLTNAVHIPLDSHAMAAAQPFTQTSSNAVKFSKVIGKTDVICSHCGFSGHLVDKCFQLIGYPPGWKVPRGKRSNSTRLPNANFASSMEQNLNNPSMFFSQEQIQNLMTLANSLSISSINSNPAANTVSTSGNNPILYSANVSLNPISPWILDTGATDHMICSPHLFTFIKIPPRTSSIHLPNGHSVPIIFTGTVKYSPDLVLHNALYVPSFHFVTFELIIIPPTIYIVRLNLT; encoded by the coding sequence ATGAATTCCACTGCAAAGGAGATTCGAGGTAGTCTTCTTTACTTCAATAATGCTGCTGACATCTGGAATGAATTAAAGATTCGATACCTGCGTAGTGATGGTCCAAGAGTATTTGCTTTGGAAAAATCCTTGAGTTCTATTTCTCAGGGCTCAAGTTCAATCACTGAATACTTTAGTGGTTTCAAAGCACTATGGGATGAATATGTTAGTTATCGTCCCCTTCCCACTTGTAATTGTGGTTTTATGGAAAAATGCACCTGTTCAGTATTCAAGAATCTTGCTGATCAACAACAAGTTGACTATGTCATGAAATTCTTGATTGGATTACATAATTCTTTTTCAGCAATTCGTAGCCAACTATTGCTTCTATCTCCCTTACCATCAATGGGCAAGGTTTTCTCCTTATTGATACAAGAAGAAAGCCAACGTTCTTTAACTAATGCAGTACATATCCCTCTTGATTCCCATGCTATGGCTGCTGCACAACCATTcacacaaacttcttcaaatgcTGTTAAATTCAGCAAAGTCATAGGTAAAACAGATGTCATTTGCTCCCATTGTGGATTTTCTGGACATCTTGTAGATAAGTGTTTCCAACTTATAGGCTATCCACCAGGATGGAAAGTGCCTCGAGGAAAAAGAAGTAATTCTACGCGATTGCCCAATGCAAACTTTGCATCTTCTATGGAGCAAAACTTAAACAACCCATCTATGTTCTTTTCTCAAGAGCAAATACAGAATTTGATGACTCTTGCAAATAGTCTATCTATTTCTTCTATCAATTCCAATCCTGCAGCTAACACTGTCTCTACATCAGGTAATAATCCCATTCTTTATTCAGCCAATGTCTCATTAAATCCTATCTCTCCTTGGATATTAGATACTggagcaacagatcatatgatctgttctcCTCACTTGTTCACCTTTATAAAAATCCCACCAAGAACTTCTTCAATTCATTTACCAAATGGTCACTCAGTTCCTATCATCTTTACTGGCACTGTTAAATACTCTCCTGATCTAGTTTTACACAATGCTCTCTATGTTCCTTCTTTTCACTttgtaacgttcgaacttataaTTATCCCGCCTACCATTTATATAGTACGTTTGAACTTAACTtga